In one window of Photobacterium leiognathi DNA:
- the mutT gene encoding 8-oxo-dGTP diphosphatase MutT — protein sequence MDKKQIWIAAGIILDSDKKHIFITRRADKAHQGGFWEFAGGKVEAGETAEQAVIRELHEEVGIEAIKVEPFIALAHDYPDKSLKFDFFLIHQFNGEAFGKEGQPGEWVAISQLADYAFPEANTPVLEKIQRCFA from the coding sequence ATGGATAAAAAGCAAATTTGGATTGCTGCGGGCATTATTTTAGATAGTGATAAAAAGCATATCTTTATTACTCGACGTGCAGATAAAGCCCATCAGGGTGGATTCTGGGAGTTTGCTGGCGGTAAAGTCGAAGCAGGCGAAACGGCAGAGCAAGCAGTGATCCGTGAATTACATGAAGAAGTCGGTATTGAAGCAATAAAGGTTGAGCCTTTTATCGCCCTTGCTCATGACTATCCAGATAAATCACTTAAGTTTGATTTCTTTCTTATTCACCAATTTAATGGTGAAGCTTTTGGTAAAGAGGGACAACCGGGCGAATGGGTGGCGATAAGCCAACTCGCGGATTATGCCTTCCCAGAGGCCAATACCCCAGTACTTGAAAAAATCCAACGCTGTTTCGCTTAA
- a CDS encoding type II secretion system F family protein: MSTAATKIRYYNWRGTNQAGRKVSGTTLGFQEQEVRQQLLEQKIIIKKIKKTSPSILAKMRDQMKGEDVTAVTRQLATMIESGVPVVQALQLMASSYNKAEMRATLLQITTQVESGASLSSAMRSSSPLFDKFYCDLVATGEQTGHLGQVFARIAVYREKNEAMRKKVIKAMIYPSMVMLTAVLVTVLMLVFVIPQFAQIFSSFGAELPFFTQIVMHASDFLIAYGTYMAIGIASIVFLYRYFYKKSDDFRYKSNKFVLKLPIFGDVLLKATIARFARTLATTFMAGIPLLSGIQSAGRTCGNLYIERAIEEVYESTAGGMPLYLALRQSGVFPELMLQMVMIGEESGALDDMLNKMAQIYEADVDNTVDNLDQILEPFIIIILGGLIGGLLVAMYMPIFTLMSVIG; this comes from the coding sequence ATGAGTACAGCTGCCACTAAAATTCGCTATTACAACTGGCGTGGAACCAACCAAGCAGGGCGTAAAGTTTCAGGCACAACATTAGGCTTTCAAGAACAGGAAGTTCGCCAACAACTGCTTGAACAAAAGATCATTATTAAGAAAATAAAGAAAACCTCGCCTTCGATTTTGGCAAAAATGCGCGACCAAATGAAAGGGGAAGATGTCACCGCAGTCACCCGCCAGCTTGCCACCATGATTGAATCCGGTGTTCCTGTTGTTCAAGCCTTGCAATTAATGGCAAGCAGTTATAACAAAGCTGAAATGCGCGCCACCTTATTGCAAATCACCACCCAAGTAGAATCAGGCGCTTCCCTTTCCAGTGCCATGCGCTCTAGCTCGCCACTATTTGATAAATTCTACTGTGATTTAGTAGCAACTGGTGAGCAAACTGGTCACCTCGGGCAAGTCTTTGCCCGTATTGCAGTTTACCGTGAAAAAAACGAAGCCATGCGTAAAAAAGTCATCAAAGCCATGATTTACCCATCCATGGTGATGCTAACGGCTGTGCTGGTAACTGTTCTAATGCTGGTTTTTGTTATCCCGCAATTTGCCCAGATATTTTCAAGCTTTGGCGCTGAATTGCCTTTCTTTACTCAAATCGTCATGCATGCATCAGACTTTCTTATTGCCTATGGCACCTATATGGCAATAGGTATTGCATCGATTGTTTTTCTCTACCGTTATTTTTATAAGAAGTCGGACGATTTTCGCTATAAATCCAATAAGTTTGTATTAAAACTGCCTATCTTTGGTGATGTATTACTCAAAGCCACCATTGCCCGTTTTGCCCGCACTTTAGCTACTACTTTTATGGCAGGTATTCCGCTGCTATCAGGTATTCAATCAGCAGGGAGAACCTGTGGCAACTTATACATTGAAAGAGCCATTGAAGAAGTTTATGAAAGTACCGCTGGCGGTATGCCTTTGTATTTAGCACTACGTCAGTCGGGCGTTTTTCCAGAGCTTATGCTGCAAATGGTAATGATCGGTGAAGAATCTGGTGCGCTTGATGACATGCTCAATAAAATGGCGCAAATCTATGAAGCAGATGTCGATAATACCGTTGATAACCTTGATCAAATTTTAGAGCCTTTCATCATCATTATTCTGGGTGGCTTGATCGGTGGCTTACTGGTAGCGATGTATATGCCAATTTTCACCTTAATGAGTGTTATCGGTTAA
- a CDS encoding prepilin peptidase has protein sequence MAVLDYYPWLYPLFAVIFGLLVGSFLNVVIYRLPIMMERQWRQECQECFPEINAEQNDSVFNLSVPRSRCPHCNHAISALENIPVISWLVLGGKCKECKAPISKRYPAIELLTAAMSLTVSLMLPPSWWSLAVIFFTFALIALTFIDIDKMLLPDQITLPLMWTGILLSVAGISPVSLTDSVIGAMAGYLSLWSVFWVFKLLTKKDGMGYGDFKLLAALGAWLGWQLLPFVVLLSSLVGALCGLVLLKMQDADNQTPFSFGPYLAIAGWIAMLWGTPIIDWYLTSYLGM, from the coding sequence ATGGCAGTACTTGATTATTACCCTTGGCTTTACCCTCTTTTTGCCGTTATTTTTGGTTTGCTTGTCGGTAGCTTTTTAAACGTGGTGATCTATCGCCTGCCTATCATGATGGAGCGTCAATGGCGTCAGGAATGCCAAGAGTGTTTCCCTGAAATCAACGCAGAGCAAAACGACAGTGTATTTAATTTGAGTGTGCCACGTTCACGCTGCCCGCACTGTAATCATGCTATTAGCGCGCTAGAAAATATTCCAGTGATCAGTTGGCTAGTACTTGGCGGCAAATGCAAAGAATGCAAAGCACCGATCAGTAAACGCTACCCTGCTATTGAGTTACTGACAGCTGCAATGAGCTTAACCGTATCATTAATGTTGCCACCATCTTGGTGGTCACTGGCAGTGATCTTTTTTACCTTCGCGTTAATCGCACTAACCTTTATCGATATCGATAAAATGCTACTGCCCGATCAAATCACCTTGCCATTAATGTGGACGGGTATCTTATTATCGGTAGCTGGTATTAGTCCTGTATCGCTAACCGATTCAGTGATCGGTGCGATGGCTGGTTATTTATCGCTGTGGAGTGTGTTCTGGGTATTTAAACTGCTAACTAAAAAAGATGGCATGGGCTACGGTGACTTCAAACTACTTGCCGCATTAGGTGCATGGCTTGGCTGGCAATTACTGCCTTTCGTTGTGTTATTATCATCTCTTGTCGGTGCGCTATGTGGCCTTGTATTACTTAAGATGCAAGACGCTGATAACCAAACGCCATTCTCATTTGGCCCTTACCTTGCTATTGCTGGATGGATCGCAATGCTTTGGGGCACACCAATTATCGACTGGTATTTAACATCATACTTAGGAATGTAA
- a CDS encoding DUF721 domain-containing protein, producing the protein MRDHRPQTTGDILEETGLNNIQQRAIALSQLNKAVKQHVNGTEHCRVSNYRQGILIIETASAAWSMRLNYERHQLIMKLREKLLPKLQDIEIKVNPALAAIQEQKQNKIPDIVQKPISDVAAQHLLATAATAPDKVKKRLERLAQLAMKKRQ; encoded by the coding sequence ATGAGAGATCATCGTCCGCAAACTACGGGTGATATTTTAGAAGAAACTGGACTTAATAATATTCAGCAACGCGCGATTGCATTAAGTCAGCTTAATAAAGCAGTAAAACAACATGTCAATGGTACTGAACATTGTCGTGTGAGTAATTACCGTCAGGGGATATTGATTATTGAAACTGCCTCTGCGGCATGGTCGATGCGACTCAATTATGAGCGTCATCAACTGATCATGAAGCTAAGAGAAAAGCTGTTACCCAAATTGCAAGACATTGAAATTAAGGTCAACCCCGCACTTGCTGCGATTCAAGAGCAAAAACAGAATAAGATCCCTGATATTGTGCAAAAACCAATTTCTGATGTAGCCGCACAACACTTATTAGCAACAGCGGCAACTGCACCAGATAAAGTAAAAAAGCGATTAGAACGGCTGGCACAATTGGCTATGAAGAAAAGACAGTAA
- the nadC gene encoding carboxylating nicotinate-nucleotide diphosphorylase — protein sequence MEHKHDSSARLAYLKQLLPLEITRTVADTLREDLGGEIDPNLDITAGLIPADSQGVATIITREHGVFCGKMWADEVFKQLGGEVTIEWQVEDGDVVEPNQTLCALSGPSRILLTGERNAMNFIQTLSGCATLTAQYVKQLEGTNTRLLDTRKTIPGLRSALKYAVTCGGGFNHRIGVFDAYLIKENHIIACGGIKQAITTAKQLNPNKPVEVETESLDELKQAIEACADIVMLDNFNLEMMREAVAFNAGRVALENSGDITLSNIRECAETGVDYISVGALTKHVKALDLSMRFK from the coding sequence ATGGAACACAAACACGACAGCAGTGCTCGCCTTGCCTACCTAAAACAACTTCTACCATTAGAAATCACCCGTACTGTCGCAGATACACTACGTGAAGATCTTGGTGGCGAGATCGATCCTAACCTCGACATTACCGCAGGGTTAATTCCAGCCGATAGCCAAGGAGTAGCGACCATTATTACCCGTGAACACGGTGTGTTCTGCGGCAAAATGTGGGCTGATGAAGTGTTTAAACAATTAGGTGGTGAAGTCACTATTGAATGGCAGGTAGAAGATGGTGATGTAGTCGAGCCAAATCAAACCTTGTGTGCTCTATCTGGCCCTTCTCGCATTCTGCTAACAGGCGAGCGTAATGCGATGAACTTTATCCAAACCCTATCAGGCTGTGCCACCTTAACCGCACAATATGTTAAGCAACTGGAAGGCACTAATACTCGTTTGCTTGATACCCGAAAAACTATTCCAGGGCTTCGCAGCGCACTAAAATATGCAGTAACCTGTGGCGGCGGTTTTAATCACCGTATTGGGGTGTTTGATGCGTACCTTATTAAAGAAAACCACATCATCGCTTGTGGCGGTATTAAGCAAGCTATTACAACAGCCAAACAGCTCAACCCAAACAAACCAGTTGAAGTAGAAACGGAAAGCCTTGATGAGCTAAAACAGGCCATTGAAGCTTGTGCTGACATTGTGATGTTAGATAACTTTAATTTAGAAATGATGCGTGAAGCGGTGGCATTTAACGCAGGACGTGTGGCATTAGAAAACTCAGGTGATATTACTCTAAGCAATATCCGAGAGTGTGCGGAAACGGGGGTAGATTATATTTCGGTAGGCGCACTGACTAAGCACGTAAAAGCCCTGGATCTTTCCATGCGTTTCAAATAA
- the pilB gene encoding type IV-A pilus assembly ATPase PilB — protein MQTNLASILAQANLISPEQEQQVVEFVTAEGINVPTALTRLGILNDLDLADNLANLFGLQKVDVHHYDYDGCCQSVYQRELVLRHRALPLTQDANSLFLGVSDPTNMDAQDEFRFAVGKTVEFLILENKQLESAIRRVYGSDIGETSHSKQVSDADLGELVDINDAELDEATDLTQDSAPVTRYINQVLLDAVRRKASDIHFEPYEHNYRIRFRCDGILHQHLTPPASLSRRLSTRLKVMSKLNIAERRQPQDGRIKLKLSDTLAIDLRVSTLPTLWGEKVVLRILDSSSANLDINILGYNDKQKSDYLTALERPQGMILITGPTGSGKTVSLYTGLNILNTDERNISTAEDPVEINLPGINQVQINQQVGLSFADALRSFLRQDPDIVMVGEIRDLETASIAVKAAQTGHLVLSTLHTNSAAETITRLTNMGVEDFNLASSLSLIIAQRLARRLCKSCKHPHPLDEITCQRLNVPLNTTVYQANNAGCDDCNKGYTGRVGIYEVMVFSREIAEALMANATALQLEDIAVKQGMQRLKDSGIEKLLEGVTSLSELQRVLQL, from the coding sequence ATGCAAACCAACCTCGCTTCTATCTTAGCTCAAGCTAATTTAATTAGCCCAGAGCAAGAACAACAAGTGGTCGAGTTTGTGACGGCGGAAGGGATTAACGTCCCGACCGCCTTAACCCGTTTAGGCATACTTAATGACCTAGATTTAGCCGATAACCTAGCTAATTTATTTGGGCTACAAAAAGTCGATGTTCACCACTACGACTATGATGGTTGCTGTCAAAGTGTTTACCAACGTGAATTAGTACTGCGCCACCGCGCCCTACCGCTAACCCAAGATGCCAATAGCTTATTTTTGGGCGTCAGCGATCCCACCAATATGGATGCGCAAGACGAATTTCGTTTTGCGGTAGGTAAAACTGTTGAGTTTCTAATTTTAGAAAACAAACAATTAGAATCTGCCATTCGCCGTGTTTACGGTAGCGATATTGGTGAAACTAGCCATAGCAAACAAGTCAGTGACGCCGATTTAGGTGAGCTGGTTGATATCAACGATGCCGAGCTTGATGAAGCGACAGATTTAACCCAAGACAGTGCACCTGTAACCCGTTACATCAACCAAGTATTATTAGATGCCGTGCGTCGTAAAGCCTCTGATATTCACTTTGAACCCTACGAGCATAACTACCGGATTCGTTTTCGCTGTGACGGTATACTGCACCAGCATTTAACGCCACCTGCGAGTTTGTCACGCCGTTTATCAACTCGTTTGAAGGTGATGTCAAAGCTCAACATTGCCGAACGTCGCCAACCGCAAGACGGACGTATCAAGTTAAAACTATCAGATACCTTAGCGATAGATTTGCGTGTCTCTACCCTACCAACCCTGTGGGGTGAAAAAGTGGTACTGCGAATATTAGATAGCTCTTCGGCAAATCTTGATATCAATATTCTCGGTTACAACGACAAGCAAAAATCCGATTATTTAACTGCCCTTGAACGCCCACAGGGGATGATATTAATTACAGGCCCTACTGGTAGTGGTAAAACTGTTTCGCTTTATACCGGGCTCAATATTTTAAATACCGATGAGCGCAATATTTCTACCGCCGAAGATCCGGTGGAAATTAACTTACCCGGTATTAACCAAGTACAAATTAATCAGCAAGTCGGTTTAAGCTTTGCCGATGCGCTGCGTTCATTTCTACGCCAAGATCCTGACATCGTGATGGTCGGTGAGATCCGTGATTTAGAAACCGCCTCTATTGCCGTAAAAGCCGCCCAAACTGGTCACTTGGTATTGTCTACCCTACATACTAACTCTGCAGCCGAAACCATTACCCGTTTAACCAATATGGGAGTGGAAGATTTTAACCTTGCTTCATCGCTGAGTTTAATCATTGCCCAGCGTCTTGCCCGTCGTTTATGTAAAAGCTGTAAACACCCTCACCCGCTAGATGAAATCACTTGCCAGCGTTTAAACGTGCCGCTCAATACCACGGTTTATCAAGCCAACAATGCAGGTTGTGATGATTGTAATAAAGGCTATACCGGACGTGTCGGTATTTATGAAGTGATGGTATTTAGCCGCGAAATAGCCGAAGCCTTAATGGCAAATGCCACTGCATTACAACTCGAAGATATTGCTGTTAAACAAGGTATGCAACGCTTAAAAGATTCAGGCATCGAAAAGTTACTTGAAGGCGTAACTAGCCTATCTGAACTGCAACGTGTATTACAGCTTTAA
- the yacG gene encoding DNA gyrase inhibitor YacG gives MSQSTTNTNDNITVVKCPTCKTDVVWGEQSPFRPFCCKRCQLIDLGEWADEEKSIPGAPDLSDSDGWSEDMGY, from the coding sequence GTGTCTCAATCTACAACCAATACCAACGACAATATCACTGTCGTGAAATGTCCAACCTGTAAAACTGATGTGGTATGGGGTGAGCAGAGTCCATTTCGTCCTTTTTGCTGTAAGCGTTGCCAACTTATCGATTTAGGTGAATGGGCAGACGAAGAAAAATCAATTCCAGGCGCACCAGATCTGTCTGATTCTGATGGCTGGTCTGAAGATATGGGTTACTGA
- the zapD gene encoding cell division protein ZapD, with protein sequence MQTSQITRYEHPLTEKVRIYLRLDYLLRQMQHSSNQNDPWQYKIFFNALFDLLEILDQVQVKTDLAKDIDKQRQQLKSWLNIDGVDEYALQQMIDAMEQAHKALISSPRLGQSLREDRFLSSIKQRFSIPGGSCCFDLPSLHHWLHLPNEEKQSAMRAWLGELDELQDALNLWLKLIRETAQYKTHHARNGFFQYDAEDACLLRLEICAEDGVYPMISGHRNRFAIRFSPFTEGEPVASDLEFKLAIC encoded by the coding sequence ATGCAAACTTCGCAAATCACGCGCTATGAACACCCTTTAACGGAGAAAGTCCGTATCTATTTACGTCTTGATTATCTCTTGCGACAAATGCAGCACAGCAGTAACCAAAACGATCCATGGCAATATAAAATCTTCTTTAATGCACTGTTTGATTTGCTAGAGATCCTTGATCAAGTCCAAGTCAAAACTGATCTAGCAAAAGACATTGATAAACAGCGCCAACAATTAAAAAGCTGGCTCAATATCGATGGTGTCGATGAATATGCACTACAGCAAATGATCGATGCCATGGAGCAAGCCCACAAAGCTCTAATTTCATCACCACGTTTAGGTCAAAGCCTGCGTGAAGATCGTTTCCTTTCCAGTATTAAACAACGCTTTTCTATCCCTGGTGGCAGCTGCTGTTTCGATCTTCCTTCACTGCATCACTGGCTACACCTGCCTAATGAAGAAAAGCAAAGTGCGATGAGAGCATGGCTTGGTGAGTTAGACGAACTGCAAGACGCCTTAAACCTGTGGCTAAAATTGATTAGGGAAACAGCGCAATATAAAACTCATCATGCCCGTAATGGCTTCTTCCAATACGATGCTGAAGATGCTTGTTTACTAAGGCTAGAAATTTGCGCTGAAGACGGCGTTTATCCTATGATATCGGGACACCGTAATCGCTTTGCTATCCGTTTTTCACCTTTTACCGAAGGTGAACCTGTTGCAAGTGATCTTGAATTCAAACTAGCTATTTGCTGA
- the coaE gene encoding dephospho-CoA kinase (Dephospho-CoA kinase (CoaE) performs the final step in coenzyme A biosynthesis.), with translation MSLVIGLTGGIGSGKTTVANLFADTYGIDIVDADIVAREVVEPNTFGLNAIIEKCGKEILLEDGTLNRAKLRDAIFSQPELKAWLNNLLHPLIREKMQQDINQSQSPYCLLVVPLMVENNLQTMTNRLLVVDVDEQVQIERTQQRDNVSVEQIKNILASQASRDQRLDAADDVITNNGDNKALVSQVEQLHLQYLKMSQDQ, from the coding sequence ATGAGCCTTGTTATTGGCCTAACAGGTGGTATTGGTAGCGGTAAAACCACGGTTGCTAACCTTTTTGCAGACACCTACGGCATCGATATTGTTGATGCTGATATTGTCGCTCGAGAAGTGGTTGAACCCAACACCTTTGGCCTAAATGCCATTATTGAAAAATGTGGCAAAGAGATCTTACTTGAAGATGGTACGTTAAATCGTGCCAAGTTACGTGATGCTATTTTTAGCCAACCAGAGTTAAAGGCATGGCTGAATAATTTACTTCATCCATTGATCCGCGAAAAAATGCAGCAAGACATCAACCAAAGCCAATCCCCTTATTGCCTTTTGGTTGTTCCACTGATGGTGGAAAATAATCTGCAAACTATGACTAACCGTTTACTGGTTGTTGATGTGGACGAACAGGTACAAATAGAGCGTACCCAGCAACGTGACAATGTCTCTGTTGAGCAGATCAAAAACATATTGGCGAGCCAAGCTTCTCGCGATCAACGACTTGATGCCGCTGATGATGTCATCACTAACAATGGCGATAATAAAGCCCTTGTTTCGCAAGTAGAGCAACTTCACCTGCAATATCTCAAAATGAGCCAAGATCAGTAG
- the secA gene encoding preprotein translocase subunit SecA: MLSKLLTKIIGSRNDRTLRRMRKIVDQINKLEPQFESLQDHELQAKTAEFRERLDQGETLDQLLPEAFATVREASKRIYGMRHFDVQLLGGMVLNDCKIAEMRTGEGKTLTATLPSYLNALTGKGVHIVTVNDYLAARDAETNRALFEFLGMTVGVNVPNMAPHAKKEAYAADVLYGTNNEFGFDYLRDNMAFRPEDRVQRERFFAVVDEVDSILIDEARTPLIISGPAEDSSEMYIKVNALIPQLVRQDKEDSEEYRGEGHYTVDEKSKQAHLTENGQEFVEELLIKNGLMAEHDTLYSPANISLLHHVNAGLRAHVLFEKDVDYIVQDDEVIIVDEHTGRTMPGRRWSEGLHQAVEAKEGVKIQNENQTLASITFQNYFRLYEKLSGMTGTADTEAFEFQSIYGLDTVVLPTNRPMARIDNGDLVYMTEAEKFAAISQDIKERVGNGQPCLVGTVSIEKSELLSNALKKEGIKHNVLNAKFHEKEADIIAEAGAPGAVTIATNMAGRGTDIMLGGSWKTDVEKLDNPTEEQIANIKAKWQEKHDAVLASGGLHIIGTERHESRRIDNQLRGRAGRQGDAGSSRFYLSMEDGLMRIFASDRVSGMMKKLGMEEGEAIEHPWVSKAIENAQRKVEGRNFDIRKQLLEFDDVANDQRKVVYELRDELMQADDISEMIEHNREDVLNALMDSYIPPQSLEEMWDIEGLETRLKEDYDLELPIQHWLDTEDKLYEEALRERIVEKALEVYREKESVVGAEVLRNFEKTVMLQNLDTLWKEHLAAMDHLRQGIHLRGYAQKNPKQEYKRESFELFEEMLDNLKSDVISILSKVRVQQQEEVDRMEEERRQMAEMLARRQQFEHQSAENQIVDESSQEAGESQGTYEREERKVGRNEPCPCGSGKKYKQCHGKIS; the protein is encoded by the coding sequence ATGTTATCAAAACTACTGACTAAAATTATCGGTAGCCGTAACGACCGCACTCTGCGTCGTATGCGCAAAATTGTTGATCAAATCAATAAGCTAGAACCTCAATTTGAAAGCCTGCAAGATCATGAGCTGCAAGCAAAAACAGCTGAATTTCGTGAGCGTTTAGATCAAGGCGAAACGCTAGATCAACTATTACCGGAAGCCTTCGCGACAGTTCGTGAAGCATCAAAACGTATTTACGGTATGCGTCACTTCGATGTCCAGCTGCTAGGCGGTATGGTACTGAATGACTGTAAAATTGCAGAAATGCGTACAGGTGAAGGTAAAACCTTAACAGCTACCTTGCCTTCATACCTTAATGCCTTAACAGGCAAAGGTGTTCACATCGTAACAGTGAACGACTACCTTGCGGCACGTGACGCAGAAACTAACCGTGCGTTATTTGAATTCCTTGGCATGACTGTTGGCGTAAACGTACCTAACATGGCACCGCATGCTAAGAAAGAAGCTTACGCTGCTGATGTACTTTACGGTACAAACAATGAGTTTGGCTTTGACTATTTGCGCGATAACATGGCATTCCGCCCAGAAGATCGTGTTCAACGTGAACGCTTCTTCGCTGTTGTCGATGAGGTTGACTCAATCTTAATCGATGAAGCACGTACCCCTCTTATCATTTCAGGCCCTGCTGAAGATAGCTCTGAAATGTACATCAAAGTTAACGCACTGATCCCACAACTTGTTCGCCAAGATAAAGAAGACAGCGAAGAATACCGTGGTGAAGGTCACTACACCGTTGATGAAAAATCAAAACAAGCGCACTTAACTGAAAATGGTCAAGAGTTCGTTGAAGAGTTATTAATCAAAAATGGCTTGATGGCTGAGCACGATACCCTGTACTCACCTGCGAACATTAGCTTGCTACACCACGTTAATGCTGGCTTACGTGCACACGTACTATTTGAAAAAGACGTTGATTACATCGTTCAAGACGACGAAGTTATCATCGTTGACGAACACACTGGTCGTACAATGCCAGGTCGTCGTTGGTCTGAAGGTCTTCACCAAGCGGTTGAAGCGAAAGAAGGCGTGAAGATCCAAAATGAAAACCAAACGCTAGCGTCTATCACATTCCAGAACTACTTCCGTTTATACGAAAAACTTTCTGGTATGACAGGTACGGCAGATACTGAAGCGTTTGAATTCCAGTCTATCTATGGTCTAGATACAGTTGTTCTTCCAACTAACCGTCCTATGGCGCGTATCGATAACGGCGATTTAGTCTACATGACTGAAGCTGAGAAATTCGCAGCAATTAGCCAAGATATCAAAGAGCGTGTAGGCAATGGTCAGCCATGTCTTGTAGGTACAGTATCGATTGAAAAATCTGAGCTGCTATCTAACGCACTGAAGAAAGAAGGCATTAAGCACAACGTACTGAATGCTAAATTCCACGAAAAAGAAGCGGATATCATTGCAGAAGCGGGTGCCCCAGGTGCGGTAACTATCGCAACTAACATGGCAGGTCGTGGTACCGATATCATGCTAGGTGGTTCGTGGAAGACGGATGTTGAGAAATTAGACAACCCAACAGAAGAGCAAATCGCGAACATTAAAGCGAAGTGGCAAGAAAAGCACGACGCTGTTTTAGCTTCTGGTGGTCTACACATCATTGGTACTGAGCGTCACGAATCTCGTCGTATTGATAACCAGTTACGTGGTCGTGCAGGTCGTCAGGGTGATGCTGGTTCATCTCGTTTCTACCTATCAATGGAAGATGGCTTAATGCGTATCTTCGCATCTGATCGTGTATCAGGCATGATGAAGAAGCTTGGTATGGAAGAAGGTGAAGCGATTGAGCATCCATGGGTATCAAAAGCGATTGAAAACGCACAACGTAAAGTTGAAGGTCGTAACTTTGATATTCGTAAGCAGCTGCTTGAATTTGATGACGTAGCGAATGACCAACGTAAAGTGGTTTACGAACTACGTGATGAGTTAATGCAAGCTGATGATATCAGCGAAATGATCGAGCATAACCGCGAAGACGTATTAAACGCGTTGATGGATAGCTACATTCCACCTCAATCACTTGAGGAAATGTGGGATATCGAAGGTTTAGAAACGCGTCTGAAAGAAGATTACGATCTTGAGCTTCCTATCCAGCACTGGCTTGATACTGAAGACAAACTTTACGAAGAAGCGCTACGTGAGCGTATCGTAGAGAAAGCACTAGAAGTATACCGCGAGAAAGAATCTGTTGTGGGTGCTGAAGTGTTACGTAACTTCGAGAAGACTGTGATGCTACAGAACCTTGATACGCTATGGAAAGAACACTTAGCGGCAATGGATCACCTGCGTCAAGGTATTCACCTACGTGGTTACGCGCAGAAGAACCCGAAACAAGAGTACAAGCGTGAGTCGTTTGAACTGTTTGAAGAAATGCTTGATAACTTGAAGAGTGATGTTATCTCGATCCTAAGTAAGGTTCGTGTACAGCAGCAAGAAGAAGTTGATCGCATGGAAGAAGAGCGTCGTCAAATGGCAGAAATGCTAGCACGTCGCCAACAGTTCGAGCATCAAAGTGCTGAAAACCAAATTGTAGATGAATCATCACAAGAAGCAGGTGAGTCTCAAGGTACTTATGAGCGTGAAGAGCGCAAAGTAGGTCGTAATGAGCCTTGTCCTTGTGGTTCTGGCAAGAAGTACAAGCAATGTCACGGTAAGATCAGCTAA
- a CDS encoding pilin, which translates to MKKQQGFTLIELMIVVAIIGVLSAIAIPAYQDYVKRTEAASGLATVKGLITSYELFLQENGSTTAPTLVELGTTETANNLAKISVPDASSLLLTFQPNSALNGKIIRYTKATATSTAAPTWSCTHDTGVALKSCTP; encoded by the coding sequence ATGAAAAAACAACAGGGTTTTACTCTTATTGAATTAATGATCGTAGTTGCGATCATTGGTGTTTTATCTGCTATTGCCATCCCAGCATATCAAGATTATGTTAAACGAACAGAAGCAGCTTCTGGTTTAGCTACTGTTAAAGGATTAATCACAAGTTATGAATTATTCCTACAAGAAAATGGCAGCACAACAGCGCCGACTCTGGTTGAATTAGGAACAACAGAAACAGCAAACAATCTTGCTAAGATTTCCGTTCCAGACGCCTCTTCATTACTACTTACATTCCAACCTAATTCAGCATTAAACGGTAAAATAATTCGATATACTAAAGCAACAGCCACTTCAACAGCAGCTCCAACCTGGTCATGTACACATGATACTGGAGTTGCTTTGAAATCTTGTACACCTTAA